GATACGTCAGTTCTTCCTGTTCTAAAAAAGATGGTAACAGAAGGGAAATTCATGTGGTTGGATGGGGGAAGAGCCAAGACATCCGTAACCTGCATTCCGAATTTGGTTCATGCAACAGAACTAGCTTTGACTAAAGGAACACCGGGACAAATCTATTTCATCACAGACGACGAGGACAAAACTGTAAAAACATTCCTGACGGAGATGATGCAAACCCAAGGAATCACGCTTCCTAAGGCTTCGATACCTTCTGCACTTGCCGGATTTTTAGCGATGATAGTGGAAGGGATCTGGAGAATATTCGGAATTCGTAAAGAACCTCCAATGATGAGATTCCCCGTGGATATTATGGGAAAAGAATGTACTATCAGGATAGACAAGGCCAAGAAAGAATTGGGATACAAACCTGTGGTCAGCGTCGCACAAGGTTTACAATTAATGAAAGGCTAACTTCCTAGCGTTAAACTTTGCTTCCGGAAACTTCTTCCTGCGCGCTTTCTAATTTTGCGCTCTTTAAAATTGTGTCGAGTAGGCCTGGGAATTTTTTTTCCAGGTCTTCTTTGCGGATGATGGAAAATCTCTGAGTTCCTTCGTATCTAGTGAAAATCATCCCCGCGTCCCTTAATTTCCCCATATGGTATGAGAGATTTGTTTTAGGAGCATACACGAGAAAGGTGGAACAATTGGATTCTCCTTTTTCTGAAAGGTCCAATAAGATCTTCCTTCGGATCGGATCGCTTACTGCCTCGAATATGGAGTTCAATTCAATCTGATCTAAATTGGGATGAGTTGGTTGTTTAGACATCTGAATTTTTTTCCAAGTACTCCTTATAAAGTTCAATAATATTTGAACAAAAGATTGACAAGTACTTTCTAAGTTTTAAAGTTCAAATATTATTGAACTAATAGGGAAATGCCCTGTTTTGCCATAAAACCCAAAGATTGAGCAAACGGGACAGAGGAGACTCCTATGATAGTGCTTAGGTCGATTCAGAAAACCTACCAATTTGTTCCGATTTTGCTCTTTTCCTTCTTTTTGATCACTCCTCTTTTCGGAGATGAGGTGAGGCTGAAATCCGGCAAAATCCTGAAAAATCTGAAGTTGGAGAAGGAAGCGGAAGAATATTATATTTTTAGCTTGGAGGACTCTATCCCGGTCCGGATTTCTAAGTCTGAGATCGCAAGTGTTCAAACAGAAAACAATGTCCAAGAGGTGAAGGACCAGAAACAAGTCCCTCAAAAAAGAAATTATGATCTTGTTTGGACCCAATCCTTGACCAATGACGTGTTCATCAACGGGAACAGTTTATTCGGAAATGCCTTTGCTAGAAGAGGAGATCTACCTTATTCGGAAGTTCCAAAGTCTTTGATCCTAGATACGATGGTGAATATCCCAACTCCTGTAGAAGGTTTGAATCTGATCATCAGGGATTATTCTCCTTTGACAGGAAGAACGAATCGAGACGTAGATGGAGTTTTTCAATCACATCCATACGGGCCAGGTGTTGATCTGGAGAAGGTTGCGGAAGATCCGAATACAAACAGATTGAGAAAGGAGCCTAACGGACTGAGAGAAGGTCTCGCTACAATCCTTAATTATAAATGGTCCACCAATCGTTTAGGAGATTGGAATGCAGGTTGGATCTATTATGCGAATAACCAGCCTAGTTTTGCTCTGGGACTTTTTACCTTCGGTTGGGCATTGCCTGTATTCAAGTATATTCATCCTACTTATACTTATAATGTGAGAGTGACTTCGGAAAGAATTGGCGGTTCAAGTATCGCAGGGGAGAAGGATCTGGAGTCCGGATATCCTACGAACGCGTTTAATGGTACAACTTTTCATAGATTCTCAGTATTCCATGAATACGAGATCACTGAAAATTTCAAGATCCAACCTGGAATCGATTTCGGATACCAATATTATAATGACAATATAGATAGAAGGTCCGGATTTAAGAATATAGATTATAAGGTAACCGTAAAGTATTTGGGATTCTCTTTTTCACTCACAGACGTTTACAGACCGAATACTTACATGATAGATAATAATTATTATTATCCAAACTCGGTAGGAGGTCAAACGGTCGGAACAGTTCCAGGAGCAACTTGGGTAGGCCCGCTGACAAGTAATACGAACGACGGTTTGACTATAGATCCTTCCAAAGGTTATGGACTCGTGAACGATTTTATCTTAAGTTCTATCCAAAATTCCGGATTGGACCCTAACGTAAAACAGGCCTTAGTGAATAAACACTTGGAGCAGAAGATCCCACTTCATAGTATCATCTGGTCTTTTGGATATTCTATTAGGATCTAAAATTAAAACCGGAAGGAAATATTAGAAATTAAGAATCTAATTTTTCTTCCGGCTATTTTTCTAAAGATCAAGAAGCTCTTCCGATTCTGGTTGCTTCTTCCACTTCTACAAGTTTTCCCGTTTTTACATCGTAAAAATATCCGTAAACAGGAATGTCCTTAGGGATCAAAGGATGGTTTCTGATCCTTCTCACATCATCTACCACACTTTTTTCCAGACTTTCGAATGTTAGAAAAGAGATAAACTTTGCTTCATCGGATCCACCTGATTCTTCTTTGTTCTTCCATCCGCTGGAATCCACAGTTGCGGTCTTAAGGCTTTTTTCCAAAAGGTTACGGATGATCTGGTCTGTGAATAATGCCATCCCGCAATCGGAATGATGGATCACGAAAAATTCCTTTGTGCCCAAAAGTTTATGGGAGATGATAAGAGATCGGATCGCATCGTCACTCGCTCTTCCTCCCGCGTTTCGAATAACATGAGCGTCTCCTTCCGAAAGGCCTGCATACTTAGCAGGATCCAAACGAGCATCCATGCAGGTTAGGATCGTAAAACTTCTGGCAGGGGGAAGCGCCAATTCTCCCTTTTTACCGAACTCGGAAACGTATTTCTGGTTCGCCTCAATGACTTCTTGGTGCACTTTGCTGGTTTCTTTTTGCAATACAGTTGAGTTTGACATGGCGGATATTGTATCCGTAATAACAGAAATGGCTTCCAGTTTTAGCAAACGGCTAAGAAAAAGGAGGAAGGAGTGAGTAATTGTTTGGTAAGAAGGCCAGTATTTTAAGCAGGCAAGTCGGAGAAGGTGCTCGAGTGCCTTGTTGGAATTCCAACATTCCATTTGTATATGCTTGGTTTAATTTAGAAATAAATTATTTCCATATTTACTTTAACTTCTTCACCCAGCCCAACACACACCAAGCGTGAAATAACGTAAAAATCTTTAAAAGAAGAAGATAAGTGCCGATTCTCTAATTTCTTTCAATTATATTATACTTTAAGAATGTATAGTTTTCTATTATATAACTACTTTAAATAAAACGAATGTTTTAACTTACTGATGATTTTTGAAACCTACTATCAAGTTGGAAGATAAAAAATTCTCATAATCGTAACTTTTTTTGCCTTCATCCCTTGACCAATTTTAATTATAGAACTATTCTAAGCGAAAATTTTGTCGGCAATATCGAGTGAAAGTTATTATGTTTTCAAAAATCGATTTTAAGTTTTTACGATATATATTTCTTATATTCGTTTTTTATTGTATAGGTTGCGACTCGCAAAAGAAGAAGGAGGCAAATTTAGCAGAATTTACCTATATTCCGAGCGGAATTTTAGGATTACCGGACTTACCTGTCCCCAAAAACAATCCTCAATCCAGTGACAAGGTGTCGTTAGGCGCTAAATTATATTCTGATAAAAGATTTAGTGCCGATGGAACTGTTTCTTGCGCCACCTGTCATAAACCTGAACAAGCATTTGTAGACAGGCTTAAAGTCTCTAAGGGGATCAAAAATCTTACAGGAACGAGGAACGCTCCTACAGTATTAAATGCAGCTTATTATAAAACACAGTTTTGGGATGGAAGAAGGAGCGATCTAGAGGGACAGTCTAAAGATCCTCTCTTAAATCCGGTAGAGCATGGCTTATCTAGTCATGATGATTTGATAAAAATTGTAAAATCGGATCCGGATTACACTTCTAAGTTCAAGACAGTGTTCGGGATCGATCCAAATGCTATCCAGATAGATCATGTTGCCTTAGCGATTGCATCTTTTGAAAGAACCATTATTTCAGGAAATTCTCCTTTCGATCGTTATAGATTCGGAAAGGAAGAGAAGGCATTATCTGAGTCCGCGATCCGTGGTTTGAATTTGTATATGGGCAAGGCTAGATGCCAAGATTGCCATACGATAGGCGAAACATACGCAATTTTTACGGACGATAAATTCCATAATTTGGGAGTGGGTTTCAAAAGGATACAGCCTAAGCTAGAGGAGATCCTTCAGAAAAAAGCGGAGGCCAAAAACAGTCCGACTTCCGACCAGGAAATACTAACGAATCTTGAATCTTCCGAGTTGGGTAGATTTGCTGTGACAGGAGTTAGTGAGGATCTGGGAACGTTTAAGACTCCCGGTCTTAGGAATATCGCATTAACTTCTCCTTATATGCATGATGGAAGTTTGACAAGCCTAGAGCAGGTAATCGACCTGTATGATAGAGGCGGAGAGGCAAATCCTTTTTTAAGCAGCGGTATCCGTCCCTTGGGACTGAGCGGGCAAGAGAAAGCAGATCTTGTGTCTTTTTTGAAATCCTTAACAAGTCCGGTTTTGCCTAGCATGCCAAAATAGGCGGACCGGAAATATTCCGACGAGGAGGGGAGTTATGGAAGAAGGGAAACTGAGCAGGAAAGATTTTTTGCGCAGAACTGGGGGGTTACTCGCTGCGAGTATTGTTCCGATGAGTTTGGTTGAGATTGCCTGCAGAGGAAGAGGGAAAGGTTCTCATGAAAAATTTACCTTTGCGTTCATATCCGATCCTCACCTAACGCATATTAAAGGAGCAAATTTCGTTCGGAATTTTGATAGCGGTTTGAATAAAGCAATCGAAACGGTGAACCTAATGTTCCCAAGGCCTGACTTTGTGGTATTCGGAGGAGATCTTGCACAGTTAGGAAAAAGAGAAGAATTGGAGCATGGTATGGAGCTTCTCTCCAAACTAAAAGTTCCGGTCAAGTTCGTGATCGGAGAACATGATTATTATTTGGATATGGGAAATTATTGGCAGGATAAGATAAGCAAGCTGAATTATTCCTTCGATCATAAGGGGGTTCATTTCGTTGTCCTGAACAGTATCTTAACTTATGATACTTGGATCAAACGTTGGAAAACTCCTGAAGAACGAATGAATGAGATGGCTCGTTTGGATAATCCAAACGGTTCTCCTTTTATGGTGGGTGATGATCAGATCGCTTGGTTGAAAAAGGATCTGGAGAATGTAATGAGCGGAACTCCATTAGTGGTCCTTTCTCATTCTCCATTATATAAAATTTATAAACCCTGGAATTTCTGGACGGACGATGCTGAAAAGATCCAATCCGTTCTGAGTAGGTTTGATAATGTGACCGTTTTTCACGGACATGTTCATCAAGTCTTATACAATCAGATCAAGAATATTAGCTTCTATGCATTGATGTCTACTGCTTGGCCTTGGCCATATCCGGAGAGCTATACCCAGTCGCCGAATTATATTCCTAAGATGACTGTTTTTATGAATCGTCAGGATCCATTCCATGAGAGAGACGGAACGGGTTGGGCATTCGTGAACATGGACAATGCAAGAGAGGAAATGCATTATAAACTTTGGGAGAATAAGGATCGGATCGTAAAATACGACGATTCAGCAGGACATCCGGTGGATTCTACTTACCAAAAACCGGAATCTAGAATTCTTCCTCAAACTCATTATTAGGAGAATCTTATGGACTATCCGCATATTTTTAGAGATAGATCTAAATACAAAATTATATTCGGGATCTTCGCATCCGTTTCCTTTCTGATTTTCGGGACCGTTTCCCTTGTCTTCGGGGACGATTGGGAGAAATCAAACGAAGACAAATGGAATGCAGCATTTATGGAGACAGTTGCACAAGGGGAAAAGCTGTTTCATGGGCCTCAATTAGGCGGTAATACTGTCCAATGTGCCATGTGTCATCCTAATGCCACCAATACACATCCGGAAACTTATCCTAAATTTCAGAAACAGATCGGTAAGGTTTCCACATTGAGGGAGATGATCAACTGGTGTATCCAAAATCCTTTACAAGGAAAACCTCTGGCTTATGACGATCCTAAAATGATCGCATTGGAAGCGTATATCATGTATGAGAGAAGGAACTCCGTCTTGGTTCCTGGAAAACATTAGAGGAAATGAATATGATCAAACCTGTTTTGTTTTTAGGGATTCTTTTAAGCTTATTCTTCTCTTTAGTTTTTTGTGGCTCTGAGATCAGTGATTCCAGGTGTAAATCTGATCTGGAAAAAGGACTTTTTCTATTCGGAACTGTAGAGGACATCCATTCAGAAAAACCGATCTCTGTGAGGGAATCTTTCTCCTCAGGAAGTAAGGATTTGCTATACGTGCCCTTCTCCGCAAAAGTAAAACTAAAGGAAGATGTTCGCAACTATGTTCATCATGCTCAAGAAGGCAGATATCATAGGGAGTATGTTGGCTGGGTAATGCAAAATTCCATAAACAAATCCGGAACGGAGAAGTTATTACATTTTTCATTGCTCGCAAACCTTTCTTCTGCTCGCTGGTATGATGCAAAAAGTGGGCAGATAATTCCTTTGAAGGGAGTTCTTAGATATAGAAAAGAAGGAAGCGAGTGGGTCTCCTTAGGAGCATTTGATAATTAATTTTTTCGAATATGCAATGGTCGGGACTGGATCGTTTTCTTTGGGAAATGAGAAGGTCTCGTTTTCATTACCACAGCATTTGATCCGCAGGTCTACTTGCGGATTCTTTTTAGTTGAGTAGGTTTGGTCATTCTTCTTTATAAAAAACTAATGTGAGATCCGTTTATCGCTTTTCTTACGGGTCTTATCTCCAATCCATTGGAACGTTTGGACTAATGCGATTAGAACAAAAACCGTCGCAAACATGATATCGTCCTCGTATCTATAATATCCGAATCGGATGGCAAGATCTCCGATTCCTCCTCCTCCTACGATGCCGGCCATTGCAGAATATCCTAATAAACTGATGGTGGTAACGGTAATTGCGGACAAAATCCCAGGCAATGCTTCCGGTATCAGAACTTCTCTAATGATCAGATGGAGTTTTGCTCCTGTGGAAACTGCCGCTTCTAAAACTCCCTCCGGGATCTCTCTCAAAGATGTTTCGACTAACCTGGCTAAGAATGGAATGGCAGCCACGGAAAGAGGGACTGAGGCTGCGAGTGGACCGATTGTAGTTCCTACCAAGGATTGAGTGAGTGGTATGAGAGCCACAAGTAAGATCACGAATGGAATGGAGCGGATGAGGTTTGCCAATACCCCCAGTACTGTATGAAAGAATCTATTTGGAATAAATATTTTTTTGTCGGTGAGATAGATCAAAAATCCTAGAGGAATTCCGAATACTAAGGCACACGATAAGGAGATCCCGAGCATCAAGAATGTTTGTCCGAATGCATTGATTAGTTCCGGAAATAATTCTATCCATTTGGAAAAATTCATCTGAAAATTTCCTCCACAGTGGCTCCGTATCGAACGAATGCTGATCTGATTGTGTCAGTACTTTCGTCAGAAGGATCCGTTTCTAGATAAAAAACTCCGATCGGTTTACCCGAAATATATTCAATTTTACTGTGAATGATATTCGGAATCTGGTTTGTAGCGCGGATGACTTTTCCAAATACCGGCTCAGTAGCGATCTCATTTTTCAGGACCACTCTTAAGATTCTTCCTTCCGTTCTCGCCAAGGTTTCTTCCGGAATAGAATTGGTAAAAGCGTGGCCCGTAAGCTTTTTAGTGATTTCCTGAGAAGGATCTGCAAATAGGGAATATACAGAACCCGTTTCGATCAATTTACCTTTTTCTAATACTGCAACAGAATTACAAATTTCTCGGACCACATTCATTTCGTGAGTTACGATGAGTATTGTGATCGAAAATTTTTTATGAATATCTCTTAAAAGTCCTAAAATGGAACGAGTGGTTTCCGGATCCAAAGCTGAAGTAGGCTCGTCGCATAAAAGCAGGGTAGGGTGATTTGCGATCGCTCTTGCAATTCCCACCCGTTGTTTTTGCCCTCCGCTAAGCTGATTCGGGTAAGAATCTATTTTATCTTCGAGTCCGATCAAGGAAAGGAGTTCGATCACTCTGGAACGGATCTCTTCTCTTTTCCAACCTGAGGCTTTTAAGGGAAGAGCTATATTATCGAAAACCTTACTGTTTAATACCAGATGAGATTGTTGGAATACCATCCCAACCTTTGATCTATGATGTCTGAGTTCTTCTCCTTTTAAATGGGAGATGTCTTCGGATTGGAAGAATACCTGACCAGAATCAGGTGTTTCTAGTAAATTTGCGAATCTAAGTAAGGTGCTTTTTCCGGCGCCGGTAGTCCCAATAATGCCGAAAATTTCTCCCTTATCTATCTTTAAAGAGATGTCCTCTATAGAAGGGTGTGTAGATTTCGGAAACGTTTTAAAAACGTTCCGAAATTCTAATATAGTTAGCGAGTTCTCTTTTACTTCCGTTTTCCGAACCATTCAGGTTTTTGGAATCCTTTAAAGTCTTTGTCTACGACTGTTTCGAAGTTTTCAGACTGCACCGCCTCGACTATGTCTTTAGCGAATATGCTATCTTTCTCTTCGTCACGGACAACGATGATATTTTTATGCTCTTCTGCCAGTTTTTCCAAGATCACCGCTTTTGTCAGATCCAATCCTGATGCGATCGCGAAATTCCCGTTGATCGCTGAAAAGTCAGTACTTTCCAAAGATCTAGGAAGTTGAGCCGCCTCTAAAGGTAAGAATTGGATTTGCTTTTTATTTTCGGTAATATCGCTTAAGGAAGCCTTAGTAGGAAGCGCGTCCGGATTTACTTTAATAAAACCTAATTCTTGGAAAAGTTTTAAAGCTCTTAGCAAGTTAGTAGGATCGTTAGGTAAAGCAATGGAAGCCTTCTCTTTTATGTCCTTAGGATTTTTAGTCTTTCCTGCAAACACAGACATAGGAGCAGTAGGAATATTGATGATCGGGCTTAGCTTTAGATTCTTATCCGCGGTAAATTTTTTTAGATAAGGAAGATGTTGGAATAAATTCGCATCTATATCACCGGAAGCTAATGCAAGATTTGGTTGAATATAATCGCTGAACTGAACGATCTCTATCTTGTATCCCTTCTTCTCAAGATCCGGAAAGACACCTTTTTTCAGAAGGTCCCCGTAAGGCCCGGGGCAAATCCCTATCTTCAGATTCTTTCTATCTCCGGGGAGATTGGGAGCTTCTTTCTTTCCGCAAGCAGCTAAAAAAGGAAGAAGGGCCAGTAATATAATAAATAACTTTCTATTCATAGGATCACCTATAGTCGGAATTTTGACTAGTCCAAAGATTTACGAATTAGGTCTTCTTGGATACTATAAAATTCTGTTATAGTGAATAAAATGTTTAATATAACTTGTTTAGGAGGTAATCCCTATGTGGGAAGGGTAGGAACTCCTTAAGGCAAGGATTCGGCGTATTCTTTCAATTTGGCTAAGAATCGATCGGCTTCCGGATAGGTCAGGTGCAAGGCGTCGCTGTCTTCGTAGATATCTTTATTATCCGTAAACCAAAGGTATTGAGAAGTAGGAAAATTTTTCAGAACGGTCTCCCTGGTCCTGGTTTCTTTTGCGGAGACCAGAATTTCGGGATGCATAGGCATTTCAAAGAAAATAGGTCGGATACCTTTGGCTTCTAACTCTTTTAGAACGGAAGTTAGATACGTTATTCTATCATTCAACTTTTTTTGCTCTACAGCGGCCCCATACCAACGTTTTACTTCTTCCAGATGCTCCTGTTTTAGCTTTTTGGAAATTTCGAGAGCTTCTTTTTCTTCCTTTGGTTCAGGCTTGGCATCGGCGGCAAAAAAACGATCGGTAAATTGGATCACAAATCCTACAGCATAGTTCAAGGGTTGCTTTTCGGACCTTAGAACGGGAAAATTCCTTCTAGTAAAAACAAAAAACGGCTCAGTATTCTCTTGGGAGAATTTTTCATTCTCCTTTACGGAAAGCTGATTTACTTCTATTAAAACGAATTTGGGAGAAGTATCCGAATTTTTTAATATAGATAATCCTGTAAGTGCGCCTTCGCCCACTAAGGAAAGATTGAACCAGCCGGAGTTTTGTTTAGGTAACATTCTGTCCGACATGGAAGATCCAACGATCACATATTTGGAATCTTTTCCTTCCGTTAAAAAACTTTCTACACGAACTCTGTTGTGCTGCCACCAACTCTGTTTTGGTATCTTCCGGGGAGAAAGAGAATATACAAAACTAGAATACAGTCCTAAGAAAATCAGAAAGAAGATAATAAGCCGGAGAAAAAATTTCATAATTAAAACTGAAAATAGATGAAGGCCGCAGAAGGCCCCTTGTTTAGAACGATCAGAAATAGAAGGAACGCATAGCCGATAACGGAAACATTTTCGATCGTTTCTTCCGGATATTTTTCCTTATACCATCCGTAAAAATGATAGAAGAATACGGGAATGGAAAAGAATATTATGAATGTACAAAGTTCCCAATCCGTTCCCAGACTTAAATTAGTTCCCAATAGTTTTAAATATTTAATCGCAGTTCCGAAATCAGGCAAACGGAAAAGTAACCATAAAAGGGAAACGCTTAAGAATACAAATCCGGCTTTTAAAAAGGAGAAGAAACGATTCTCAGGTAATTTGAACGGAAGATTCTGGTCTAAAAATCTTTCTATTAATAATAAGAGTCCGTGGCCAATCCCCCAGACCATATATCTCCATTCTGCCCCGTGCCAAAGTCCGCCCAAGGCCATTACCAAAAATAGATTTATATAAGTCCTGAAATTTCCTTTTCTGTTTCCTCCAAGAGGAATGTACAAATAATCCCTGA
The Leptospira johnsonii DNA segment above includes these coding regions:
- a CDS encoding methionine ABC transporter permease → MNFSKWIELFPELINAFGQTFLMLGISLSCALVFGIPLGFLIYLTDKKIFIPNRFFHTVLGVLANLIRSIPFVILLVALIPLTQSLVGTTIGPLAASVPLSVAAIPFLARLVETSLREIPEGVLEAAVSTGAKLHLIIREVLIPEALPGILSAITVTTISLLGYSAMAGIVGGGGIGDLAIRFGYYRYEDDIMFATVFVLIALVQTFQWIGDKTRKKSDKRISH
- a CDS encoding c-type cytochrome, with the protein product MDYPHIFRDRSKYKIIFGIFASVSFLIFGTVSLVFGDDWEKSNEDKWNAAFMETVAQGEKLFHGPQLGGNTVQCAMCHPNATNTHPETYPKFQKQIGKVSTLREMINWCIQNPLQGKPLAYDDPKMIALEAYIMYERRNSVLVPGKH
- a CDS encoding ArsR/SmtB family transcription factor; this encodes MSKQPTHPNLDQIELNSIFEAVSDPIRRKILLDLSEKGESNCSTFLVYAPKTNLSYHMGKLRDAGMIFTRYEGTQRFSIIRKEDLEKKFPGLLDTILKSAKLESAQEEVSGSKV
- a CDS encoding beta-class carbonic anhydrase, giving the protein MSNSTVLQKETSKVHQEVIEANQKYVSEFGKKGELALPPARSFTILTCMDARLDPAKYAGLSEGDAHVIRNAGGRASDDAIRSLIISHKLLGTKEFFVIHHSDCGMALFTDQIIRNLLEKSLKTATVDSSGWKNKEESGGSDEAKFISFLTFESLEKSVVDDVRRIRNHPLIPKDIPVYGYFYDVKTGKLVEVEEATRIGRAS
- a CDS encoding methionine ABC transporter ATP-binding protein; the encoded protein is MVRKTEVKENSLTILEFRNVFKTFPKSTHPSIEDISLKIDKGEIFGIIGTTGAGKSTLLRFANLLETPDSGQVFFQSEDISHLKGEELRHHRSKVGMVFQQSHLVLNSKVFDNIALPLKASGWKREEIRSRVIELLSLIGLEDKIDSYPNQLSGGQKQRVGIARAIANHPTLLLCDEPTSALDPETTRSILGLLRDIHKKFSITILIVTHEMNVVREICNSVAVLEKGKLIETGSVYSLFADPSQEITKKLTGHAFTNSIPEETLARTEGRILRVVLKNEIATEPVFGKVIRATNQIPNIIHSKIEYISGKPIGVFYLETDPSDESTDTIRSAFVRYGATVEEIFR
- a CDS encoding metallophosphoesterase family protein, which codes for MRRTGGLLAASIVPMSLVEIACRGRGKGSHEKFTFAFISDPHLTHIKGANFVRNFDSGLNKAIETVNLMFPRPDFVVFGGDLAQLGKREELEHGMELLSKLKVPVKFVIGEHDYYLDMGNYWQDKISKLNYSFDHKGVHFVVLNSILTYDTWIKRWKTPEERMNEMARLDNPNGSPFMVGDDQIAWLKKDLENVMSGTPLVVLSHSPLYKIYKPWNFWTDDAEKIQSVLSRFDNVTVFHGHVHQVLYNQIKNISFYALMSTAWPWPYPESYTQSPNYIPKMTVFMNRQDPFHERDGTGWAFVNMDNAREEMHYKLWENKDRIVKYDDSAGHPVDSTYQKPESRILPQTHY
- a CDS encoding MetQ/NlpA family ABC transporter substrate-binding protein — translated: MNRKLFIILLALLPFLAACGKKEAPNLPGDRKNLKIGICPGPYGDLLKKGVFPDLEKKGYKIEIVQFSDYIQPNLALASGDIDANLFQHLPYLKKFTADKNLKLSPIINIPTAPMSVFAGKTKNPKDIKEKASIALPNDPTNLLRALKLFQELGFIKVNPDALPTKASLSDITENKKQIQFLPLEAAQLPRSLESTDFSAINGNFAIASGLDLTKAVILEKLAEEHKNIIVVRDEEKDSIFAKDIVEAVQSENFETVVDKDFKGFQKPEWFGKRK
- a CDS encoding cytochrome-c peroxidase; translated protein: MFSKIDFKFLRYIFLIFVFYCIGCDSQKKKEANLAEFTYIPSGILGLPDLPVPKNNPQSSDKVSLGAKLYSDKRFSADGTVSCATCHKPEQAFVDRLKVSKGIKNLTGTRNAPTVLNAAYYKTQFWDGRRSDLEGQSKDPLLNPVEHGLSSHDDLIKIVKSDPDYTSKFKTVFGIDPNAIQIDHVALAIASFERTIISGNSPFDRYRFGKEEKALSESAIRGLNLYMGKARCQDCHTIGETYAIFTDDKFHNLGVGFKRIQPKLEEILQKKAEAKNSPTSDQEILTNLESSELGRFAVTGVSEDLGTFKTPGLRNIALTSPYMHDGSLTSLEQVIDLYDRGGEANPFLSSGIRPLGLSGQEKADLVSFLKSLTSPVLPSMPK